The following proteins are encoded in a genomic region of Thermodesulfobacteriota bacterium:
- a CDS encoding folylpolyglutamate synthase/dihydrofolate synthase family protein, translating into MFQSYNKSIEYLYALQASGIKLGLANISRLLDLLNNPQKELKSIHVGGTNGKGSVAAMISSILDKAGLRVGLYTSPHLVNFTERIKVNNREISESRVAELTDIVYQKIEGTDLARDITFFEFTTAIAFLYFQEQDIDFAVLEVGMGGRFDSTNVVNPLVSVITNVSMDHQQYLGKTIHEITMEKAGIIKRGGIVITGVTQPSVFASIQEKCLQDGAALYRVGRDLKGKKMADGRFNYSGLKSRYSGLRLNLLGRHQIANAVTALGAIEVLKEKGVEIEDEAIYKGLESTYWPGRLEIVGRDPLIVLDCAHNPAGIKTLRDAISDGTFSFNRLLLVLGIMMDKDFRAIISRLVPLADKVVLAAPKMDRSASPPVLYEEVKKYHKEAEMVDDVKKAVSLAISLAKREDMVCVTGSIFTVGEARELFVAHTL; encoded by the coding sequence ATGTTTCAATCCTACAACAAGTCAATAGAATACCTGTATGCCCTTCAGGCATCCGGCATAAAGCTTGGGCTTGCAAACATATCCCGTCTGTTAGACCTCTTAAATAATCCCCAAAAAGAATTAAAGAGTATTCATGTGGGGGGAACCAATGGCAAGGGTTCAGTTGCTGCTATGATTTCTTCTATTTTGGATAAAGCCGGGTTAAGGGTGGGCCTTTATACCTCTCCCCATTTAGTGAACTTTACCGAAAGAATCAAGGTAAATAACCGTGAGATCTCAGAGAGCAGGGTAGCTGAACTGACGGACATCGTTTATCAGAAGATTGAGGGTACTGATCTTGCCCGTGATATCACTTTCTTTGAATTTACTACAGCCATAGCTTTCCTTTATTTTCAGGAACAAGACATTGATTTTGCCGTTCTGGAAGTGGGAATGGGTGGCAGGTTTGATTCAACAAACGTAGTTAATCCCCTGGTCTCTGTTATTACCAACGTATCTATGGATCATCAACAGTACCTCGGAAAGACGATTCATGAAATAACAATGGAGAAGGCAGGGATTATTAAGAGGGGTGGCATTGTCATTACAGGAGTAACTCAGCCCTCTGTTTTTGCCTCCATTCAGGAAAAGTGCCTGCAGGATGGGGCTGCTCTCTATAGAGTTGGCAGGGATCTTAAAGGAAAAAAAATGGCAGATGGGAGGTTTAATTACTCCGGGTTGAAAAGTAGATATTCAGGTTTAAGACTGAATCTTTTGGGGAGACATCAGATTGCCAATGCCGTTACTGCTTTGGGGGCTATTGAGGTACTGAAAGAAAAGGGTGTTGAGATAGAAGATGAAGCCATTTATAAAGGACTTGAGAGTACATACTGGCCTGGAAGACTGGAAATTGTTGGAAGAGACCCTCTGATTGTCCTGGATTGTGCACATAACCCTGCGGGGATAAAGACCCTCAGGGATGCAATATCCGATGGGACTTTTTCCTTTAACAGATTGCTTCTGGTCTTGGGGATAATGATGGATAAAGATTTCAGGGCTATCATCTCAAGATTGGTTCCTTTGGCAGATAAAGTAGTACTTGCTGCACCTAAAATGGACAGGTCAGCCTCTCCTCCGGTCCTCTATGAAGAAGTTAAAAAATACCATAAAGAAGCTGAAATGGTCGATGACGTCAAAAAGGCTGTATCCCTTGCTATTTCT
- a CDS encoding acyl-CoA dehydrogenase family protein: MTLELTEEQNMLRESVRRIAKDRIAPRAAEIDVTDEFPWDMVDLLRKQGILNMAVPEEYGGSGSGIVTLCVAAEEIARASLSVSTMFMVQTIGGILVMREAGTKEQKGWYFPQIIGKKKLGCLSVTEPEAGSDAASMKTRAKLNGNNYLVNGTKCFITLGGVADFFSLFALTNPEKKHSGISAFVVEKDTPGFSIGKHENEMGQRGTAMTELIFEDAVVPEKNRLGPEGQGFKIVVGVFNQARVLMAIEAVGVAQSAFDYSLNYAKERICFGKPITEFQGIQFQFADMLTHIEAARCMVYRAAHMIDKGREIELIPRFASMAKYLATKVAMKVTTEAVEILGGHGYTKDHPVERMMRDAKGIQIYEGPSNIQKMVIARSLLKN, encoded by the coding sequence ATGACTCTTGAGCTTACTGAAGAGCAGAATATGTTGAGAGAGAGTGTTAGAAGGATAGCGAAGGATAGGATTGCTCCCCGTGCAGCAGAGATCGATGTCACTGATGAGTTTCCCTGGGATATGGTTGACCTCCTCAGGAAACAGGGAATTCTCAATATGGCAGTACCTGAGGAGTACGGTGGCTCAGGCAGCGGCATTGTCACTTTGTGTGTAGCAGCAGAAGAGATTGCGAGGGCATCCCTTTCAGTATCAACAATGTTTATGGTCCAAACAATAGGTGGAATACTGGTTATGAGAGAGGCAGGCACTAAAGAGCAGAAAGGCTGGTATTTTCCGCAGATAATCGGTAAGAAGAAACTTGGATGCCTTTCTGTTACAGAGCCCGAGGCTGGTTCAGATGCGGCTTCCATGAAAACCAGGGCAAAATTGAACGGTAACAATTATCTGGTTAATGGAACCAAGTGCTTTATAACTCTGGGTGGTGTAGCCGATTTCTTTTCTCTATTCGCTTTAACAAACCCGGAAAAGAAACACAGTGGCATCTCTGCCTTTGTAGTGGAAAAGGATACGCCGGGATTTTCCATAGGCAAGCATGAGAACGAGATGGGGCAGAGGGGTACTGCGATGACAGAACTCATATTTGAGGATGCTGTTGTTCCGGAGAAAAATCGTTTAGGCCCTGAAGGGCAGGGCTTTAAAATCGTAGTAGGAGTGTTCAATCAGGCAAGGGTGCTTATGGCTATAGAGGCGGTGGGTGTTGCCCAGAGTGCCTTTGATTATTCCCTGAACTATGCAAAGGAGAGAATCTGCTTTGGAAAGCCCATAACCGAATTTCAGGGCATTCAGTTTCAATTTGCTGATATGTTGACCCATATAGAAGCGGCAAGGTGCATGGTATACAGGGCAGCCCATATGATTGATAAGGGGAGAGAGATTGAACTGATACCCAGATTTGCTTCTATGGCAAAGTACCTTGCAACAAAGGTTGCAATGAAAGTAACTACAGAGGCAGTTGAGATACTTGGTGGTCATGGTTATACCAAGGACCATCCTGTTGAAAGAATGATGAGAGATGCAAAAGGCATTCAGATTTACGAAGGCCCCAGCAATATTCAAAAAATGGTTATTGCCAGATCGTTGTTAAAAAATTAA
- a CDS encoding methylmalonyl-CoA mutase family protein, with product MSDSVKVQKREDRKIDGLMEAYFDKPNRLTTWSGFPVKDIYTPADVAGIDYEGKIANAGKYPFTRGIHSNMYRGRYWTMREAGGYARAADTNKRLKFLADEGVSGFSIFRDLPTVWGIDADHPMAEGEVGVSGVNLTSLKDMEELLDGIPLDKVSVALLCASSLAAVIFSQYITVAEKRGIDIAKLRGTIANDPLHSRYCYGKPNNPIDLSVKLAVDIIEFCTKHMPFWNTNSVNAYDMRETGINAPEEIAFGFEIAMEYIRKAIERGLDVDDFACRISFYFSAGMDFLEEIAKLRAARRLWAKIMKERFGAKKPGSWKFRFGVHTAGSSLVPQQPLNNIIRITVEALAAVLGGVQSLHCCSYDEPIALPSEESQRIALRTQQILAYETGVANTADPLGGSYFIENLTNKLEEEAVKIIKEIDEIGGMAEAMRKEWVDQKIDHAALQLQKEIENKERIIVGVNAFTTASEERTPGGVHRIPPETEREQIANVKSLKETRDRKKVKETIKRLREKAQMGEGENLIPPIIEALKAYATTGEIQGTIREAYGLSYDPFGIMKSPY from the coding sequence GTGAGTGATTCAGTAAAGGTTCAAAAAAGAGAGGATAGGAAGATAGATGGTTTAATGGAAGCATATTTCGATAAGCCAAATAGATTAACTACATGGTCAGGATTTCCGGTCAAGGATATCTATACTCCTGCTGATGTAGCAGGAATTGACTACGAAGGAAAGATAGCCAACGCAGGAAAGTACCCCTTTACAAGGGGTATCCATTCGAATATGTACAGAGGCAGATACTGGACGATGCGGGAAGCTGGTGGATACGCCAGGGCAGCCGATACCAATAAAAGGCTTAAGTTTCTAGCAGATGAGGGAGTAAGCGGCTTCAGCATCTTCCGGGATCTTCCGACCGTCTGGGGAATCGATGCAGACCACCCTATGGCTGAAGGTGAGGTTGGAGTGAGCGGGGTAAACCTTACCTCATTGAAGGATATGGAGGAACTGTTAGATGGAATACCCCTTGATAAGGTCAGTGTTGCCCTTCTCTGTGCTTCATCCCTTGCCGCCGTTATATTTTCCCAGTATATAACAGTTGCAGAAAAAAGAGGTATAGATATTGCAAAGTTGAGAGGTACCATCGCAAATGATCCTTTGCACTCTCGTTACTGTTATGGTAAGCCAAATAACCCGATAGACCTCAGCGTAAAATTGGCTGTGGACATAATAGAGTTCTGTACGAAACATATGCCATTCTGGAATACCAATTCCGTGAATGCCTATGATATGAGAGAGACTGGCATCAATGCGCCCGAGGAGATTGCCTTTGGATTTGAGATTGCAATGGAGTATATAAGAAAAGCGATAGAACGCGGTTTAGATGTTGACGATTTTGCATGCAGGATATCATTTTATTTCTCGGCTGGTATGGATTTTCTTGAAGAGATAGCCAAGCTGAGAGCTGCCAGGAGGTTGTGGGCAAAGATTATGAAGGAGAGATTTGGGGCAAAGAAGCCTGGTTCCTGGAAGTTTAGATTCGGTGTTCATACCGCCGGCTCTTCCCTGGTGCCGCAGCAGCCTTTAAATAATATTATAAGGATTACTGTTGAAGCTCTGGCTGCTGTACTGGGTGGGGTCCAATCTCTCCATTGTTGCTCTTACGATGAACCCATAGCTCTTCCTTCCGAAGAGTCTCAGCGTATAGCTTTGAGAACCCAACAGATTCTGGCTTACGAGACCGGAGTGGCAAACACCGCAGATCCATTGGGCGGGTCGTATTTTATAGAAAACCTCACGAATAAACTTGAGGAAGAGGCCGTAAAAATAATCAAAGAAATAGATGAGATAGGTGGAATGGCAGAGGCTATGAGGAAGGAGTGGGTAGACCAGAAGATAGACCATGCTGCCCTTCAACTACAGAAGGAAATAGAGAATAAAGAGCGGATTATAGTAGGTGTAAACGCCTTTACAACCGCTTCTGAAGAAAGAACCCCCGGGGGTGTACACAGGATTCCACCTGAAACAGAGAGGGAACAGATAGCCAATGTTAAAAGCCTTAAAGAGACTCGTGACCGGAAAAAGGTAAAAGAGACTATAAAGCGCTTGAGGGAAAAAGCTCAGATGGGAGAGGGCGAAAATCTTATCCCCCCCATAATTGAGGCATTGAAGGCATACGCTACAACAGGAGAGATACAGGGAACCATACGGGAAGCCTATGGATTGAGCTATGATCCCTTTGGTATAATGAAGTCTCCGTATTAA
- a CDS encoding cobalamin B12-binding domain-containing protein: MEKRKRVLLAKPGLDAHDMGIKLIARALKDAGAEVVYGGIYVTPEEITKTAVEEDVDILGLSFHSSTHLVEAPKIMKLLREKGRDDLTVVVGGCIPLEDVSDLKKMGVQEVFGSGSPLDDIVDFMIK, encoded by the coding sequence ATGGAAAAAAGGAAAAGGGTATTGTTGGCTAAACCTGGCCTGGATGCCCATGACATGGGCATAAAGCTGATAGCCAGGGCATTGAAGGACGCTGGTGCAGAAGTGGTATACGGAGGGATTTATGTAACACCTGAAGAGATTACAAAGACTGCTGTTGAAGAGGACGTGGATATATTGGGTTTGAGTTTTCACTCGTCCACACACCTGGTGGAGGCACCAAAAATAATGAAGCTTTTGAGAGAGAAGGGTAGAGATGACTTGACAGTCGTTGTAGGTGGGTGTATACCTCTTGAAGATGTCTCTGACTTGAAGAAGATGGGAGTACAAGAGGTATTTGGATCCGGGAGCCCATTGGATGATATAGTTGATTTTATGATAAAATAA
- a CDS encoding methylmalonyl-CoA mutase family protein: MFDKDKIKSLEEKLKEWEEKRERKAVEKLGERQGLFETHSQIPVKRLYTPKDIEAFDYERDGGFPGEYPFTRGIYPVGYRSRTWQARQVCGFATPEETNERLKYLIEMGETGVTVVFDLPTNNHAIDSDNPLAEGQVGMNGLPVDTLQDMEDAFDGIDIVKYPVTLIARCPVMLFMLIAVAEKRGIDLSKLRGTSQLDFLTSYVANKQAIFPAPKEAFRYFVDIIEYLARNMPNWNPMAIGGYAHRDSGTDAVQEMAFMLSGAISYTQAFLDRGLRLEEFAPKFTFFMGCHNNFFEEIAKFRATRKLWARIMKERFGAKDPRAMLLRLHVQTDGNTLTAEQALNNIARVAIQSLASLLGGVSSLHSDSYDEAICIPTEESARISLRTQQILLEETGIADTIDPLAGSYFVEWLTRQLEERASKLIEEIDAMGGMPGAIESGWLQQQMDDSVNRYWDAIRKGERTVVGLNKYRIKEEIRVKAFKVDPSYERKQLARLKKVKTERDNEKVKSGLSSIQDAVKKGENIVPPSIEAVKAYATLEEIMNALFGDKVRAYREVIRARHRQIAV; this comes from the coding sequence ATGTTTGACAAAGATAAAATTAAATCGCTGGAAGAAAAACTGAAAGAATGGGAAGAAAAGAGGGAAAGAAAGGCCGTAGAAAAATTGGGAGAGAGGCAGGGTTTGTTTGAGACCCATTCCCAGATACCTGTAAAACGCCTCTATACTCCTAAAGATATTGAAGCCTTCGATTATGAGAGGGATGGGGGTTTTCCTGGCGAGTATCCCTTCACCAGGGGGATATATCCTGTAGGCTATCGAAGTCGTACGTGGCAGGCGAGGCAGGTATGTGGATTTGCAACCCCTGAAGAGACCAATGAGAGGCTTAAATATCTTATAGAGATGGGAGAAACTGGTGTAACAGTGGTCTTTGACCTTCCCACAAACAACCATGCCATAGATTCAGATAACCCTCTGGCAGAAGGTCAGGTGGGGATGAATGGGTTGCCTGTGGATACGTTGCAGGATATGGAGGATGCCTTTGACGGAATTGATATAGTCAAATACCCGGTTACCCTTATTGCAAGATGTCCTGTTATGTTGTTCATGTTAATTGCCGTAGCAGAAAAGAGGGGGATAGACCTTTCAAAGTTAAGAGGTACGAGCCAGCTGGATTTTTTAACCTCATACGTAGCAAATAAGCAGGCAATCTTTCCTGCCCCTAAAGAGGCATTCAGATATTTTGTTGATATTATAGAGTATCTTGCCAGGAATATGCCTAACTGGAACCCGATGGCTATAGGTGGTTATGCCCATCGTGATTCTGGAACAGATGCCGTGCAGGAGATGGCCTTTATGCTTTCAGGGGCTATTAGCTATACACAGGCATTTCTGGATAGGGGATTGAGATTGGAGGAATTTGCCCCCAAATTTACGTTCTTTATGGGATGTCATAACAATTTCTTCGAGGAGATAGCCAAATTCAGGGCAACCAGGAAACTGTGGGCAAGGATAATGAAGGAACGATTTGGGGCAAAGGACCCCAGGGCTATGCTTCTCAGGCTTCATGTTCAGACAGACGGTAACACCTTGACAGCAGAACAGGCATTGAACAACATTGCCCGGGTAGCTATCCAGAGTCTGGCTTCTCTTCTGGGCGGTGTTAGCTCGTTACATTCCGATTCTTATGATGAGGCTATCTGCATACCTACAGAGGAGTCTGCCAGGATTTCCCTGAGGACTCAACAGATACTCCTTGAAGAAACGGGTATTGCAGATACAATAGACCCTCTGGCTGGTTCTTACTTTGTGGAGTGGTTGACCAGACAGCTGGAGGAGAGAGCTTCAAAATTGATAGAAGAGATTGATGCCATGGGTGGTATGCCGGGGGCAATAGAAAGCGGATGGCTTCAGCAGCAGATGGATGATTCGGTTAACCGTTACTGGGATGCTATAAGAAAAGGGGAAAGGACAGTTGTAGGCTTGAATAAATACAGGATTAAGGAAGAGATAAGGGTTAAGGCATTCAAAGTCGATCCGTCCTATGAGAGGAAGCAATTGGCCAGACTCAAAAAGGTAAAAACAGAAAGGGACAATGAAAAGGTAAAATCAGGTTTATCAAGTATCCAGGATGCGGTTAAAAAGGGAGAAAACATCGTACCACCGAGTATTGAAGCTGTGAAGGCTTATGCTACTCTTGAAGAGATTATGAATGCCCTCTTTGGGGATAAAGTCAGGGCGTATCGGGAGGTTATCAGGGCAAGACACAGGCAGATAGCCGTGTAA
- a CDS encoding ABC transporter substrate-binding protein: MEKRNLLRSQIVLVFVLAILMSVPSYAGEVRGVTGDTIKIGLITDLTGPVAMFLVTYANSHRDYFRLVNEEGGIHGRKIKLIVEDDRYSIPTAIAAFKKLAYRDEVLCISGPGGTGQHTALFSQFEKSKMPSFGITISPIMFTPYKRYVFAPPGDYWDFAGVAYDYIVNKMEVNDPKIAIARPDTEGGKVFAAGAKKWAGFFNQKYYEEIVAVGAIDVTSQVLCLKANGINNVLVGALPTPEVALILSTGKRFQYFPNVWGIHYGCGEDAIERAGATARNYYGLHAFSQWYDDTPEMKKVREAFLRYRPKSKPPVNYYQMAWYWGVIISEGLKRAGREVDGEKLVDALETLRDFDTGGICGPVTYTPKSHKATNYCRIFKTDMEKKRLVAVTGWIKPAE, encoded by the coding sequence ATGGAGAAAAGAAATCTTTTGAGGAGTCAGATCGTTTTGGTATTTGTCTTGGCTATTCTTATGAGCGTACCTTCTTATGCCGGGGAGGTAAGAGGGGTTACTGGTGATACGATAAAGATCGGTCTGATAACAGATTTGACCGGTCCTGTGGCAATGTTTCTTGTTACCTATGCAAATAGTCACAGAGACTACTTTCGATTGGTAAACGAAGAGGGTGGTATCCACGGGAGGAAGATAAAACTCATTGTGGAAGATGATAGATACAGTATTCCAACGGCCATTGCAGCATTTAAGAAACTGGCGTACAGAGATGAGGTGCTTTGTATTTCAGGACCTGGAGGTACAGGACAGCACACTGCCCTGTTCTCGCAGTTCGAAAAGAGTAAAATGCCTTCATTTGGCATAACAATTTCCCCTATCATGTTTACTCCGTATAAACGGTATGTTTTCGCCCCTCCAGGAGATTACTGGGATTTTGCTGGTGTGGCTTATGACTACATAGTAAACAAAATGGAGGTCAATGATCCAAAAATAGCGATAGCCAGACCGGATACCGAGGGTGGGAAAGTCTTTGCAGCCGGTGCTAAGAAGTGGGCAGGCTTTTTCAACCAAAAGTATTATGAGGAAATTGTGGCTGTTGGGGCGATAGATGTTACTTCCCAGGTGCTTTGTTTAAAGGCAAATGGGATAAACAATGTTTTAGTGGGAGCTCTACCTACACCAGAGGTGGCTCTGATACTGAGCACTGGTAAAAGGTTTCAATACTTCCCCAATGTTTGGGGGATTCATTATGGATGTGGTGAAGATGCAATAGAGAGGGCAGGTGCGACGGCTAGAAATTACTATGGACTTCACGCATTTAGTCAGTGGTATGACGATACTCCAGAAATGAAAAAGGTGAGAGAGGCTTTCCTGAGGTATCGCCCAAAAAGCAAACCGCCGGTTAATTATTATCAAATGGCTTGGTATTGGGGAGTGATTATATCTGAAGGGCTTAAAAGGGCGGGTAGAGAAGTTGATGGTGAAAAGCTGGTAGATGCCCTTGAGACACTCAGGGACTTTGATACCGGAGGCATCTGTGGTCCTGTTACCTATACCCCCAAATCCCATAAGGCCACTAATTACTGCAGGATATTTAAGACTGACATGGAGAAGAAGAGGCTTGTTGCGGTTACGGGTTGGATAAAGCCGGCTGAATGA
- a CDS encoding ABC transporter substrate-binding protein, with amino-acid sequence MKKRDHLARISVLVFVLVLLVSIPSHAEEVRGVTGDTIKIGMITDMTGPAAGMLVVYANAHRDYFRWINEHGGVHGRKIKFVIEDDRYSIPAAFAAFKKLVYRDNVLCISGPGGTGQHTALFSQLEKTKMPSFAVTISPVMYTPYKRYVFTPAGDYWDFIGVIYDYVLNKMKVKDPKIAMVRPDTEGGKVVAEGGKKWAGFYNQKYYEEILAVGAMDATSQILKLKKEGVDSIVVAANTTDAASLVLRTCRRLKYSPNIYGVQYACGDEVIESAGEAAKNYYGINAFSMWQDDTPEMRKMREIFMKYHPGNKPPINVYQMGWYWGIIISEGLKRAGREVDGEKLVDALETLRDFDTGGLCGPVTYTSKSHKATNYCKVFKTDMEKKMLVAVTGWIKPAE; translated from the coding sequence ATGAAGAAAAGAGATCATTTAGCACGTATAAGTGTTTTGGTTTTCGTTCTGGTCCTTCTGGTAAGTATTCCCTCGCATGCTGAGGAAGTGAGGGGTGTAACTGGGGATACAATAAAGATTGGGATGATAACTGATATGACTGGCCCCGCAGCTGGGATGCTTGTGGTCTATGCGAATGCCCACAGGGATTACTTCCGGTGGATAAACGAACATGGTGGAGTCCATGGGAGGAAGATAAAGTTTGTTATTGAAGATGACAGATACAGTATACCGGCGGCATTTGCTGCTTTTAAAAAGCTTGTGTACAGAGACAATGTGCTTTGCATTTCGGGTCCAGGAGGAACAGGACAGCATACTGCCCTCTTCTCCCAGCTTGAAAAGACTAAAATGCCTTCTTTTGCTGTAACGATTTCTCCTGTAATGTATACTCCATATAAACGGTATGTCTTTACACCTGCCGGTGACTACTGGGATTTTATTGGTGTGATTTATGATTATGTACTGAATAAGATGAAGGTAAAGGACCCGAAGATAGCCATGGTCAGGCCAGACACGGAGGGGGGGAAAGTTGTTGCTGAGGGTGGTAAGAAGTGGGCAGGTTTTTACAACCAAAAGTATTATGAGGAAATTCTGGCTGTTGGGGCGATGGATGCAACATCTCAGATACTTAAGCTTAAGAAGGAAGGTGTTGATAGTATTGTGGTTGCAGCTAATACTACAGATGCAGCCTCTCTGGTATTGAGGACCTGCAGGAGATTAAAATATTCCCCAAACATATACGGCGTTCAGTATGCATGCGGTGATGAGGTAATAGAGAGTGCAGGTGAAGCGGCCAAAAATTACTATGGTATTAATGCATTTAGCATGTGGCAAGATGATACTCCAGAGATGAGAAAAATGAGAGAGATTTTTATGAAATATCATCCTGGAAACAAACCGCCAATAAACGTATATCAAATGGGCTGGTACTGGGGGATAATCATATCCGAAGGGCTTAAAAGGGCAGGTAGAGAAGTTGATGGTGAAAAGCTGGTAGATGCCCTTGAGACACTAAGGGACTTTGACACTGGAGGCCTTTGTGGTCCTGTTACCTATACCTCTAAATCCCATAAAGCCACCAATTACTGCAAGGTATTTAAGACTGACATGGAGAAGAAGATGCTTGTTGCGGTTACCGGTTGGATAAAGCCGGCTGAATGA